One Vibrio sp. CDRSL-10 TSBA genomic region harbors:
- a CDS encoding Do family serine endopeptidase, which yields MKKPLLALTVLSLSLSSIIAPLPASAALPLSVNGEQVPSLAPMLEKVTPAVVSIAVEGTQVSRQRIPDQFRFFFGPDFPTEQLQERPFRGLGSGVVINADKGYVVTNYHVINGAEKIRVQLHDGREYDAELVGGDQMADIALIKLDKAKNLTQIKIADSDKLRVGDFTVAIGNPFGLGQTVTSGIVSALGRSGLNIENFENFIQTDAAINSGNSGGALVNLNGELIGINTAILGPNGGNVGIGFAIPANMMKNLTDQILEFGEVKRGMLGVQGGEITSELAEALGYDSSKGAFVSQVLPDSAADKAGIKAGDIITSVNGKKIDTFAELRAKVATLGAGKTVELGIVRDGKSRNFDVTLGEQSNAKTKADKLHEGLTGAELSNTTDQDPIEGVKVTSVEKDSPAANYQIEKDDIIIGVNRKRVKNIAELRKILEKTPNVLALNIQRGDRSIYLVVR from the coding sequence ATGAAAAAACCTTTGCTTGCCTTAACCGTCCTGTCTCTAAGCTTAAGTTCCATCATCGCCCCACTACCGGCCTCCGCCGCCCTGCCTTTATCTGTCAACGGAGAACAGGTTCCCAGCCTGGCCCCAATGCTGGAAAAAGTCACTCCGGCCGTGGTCAGCATTGCGGTTGAAGGCACTCAAGTCTCTCGCCAACGTATTCCAGACCAGTTCCGTTTCTTCTTTGGCCCTGACTTTCCGACTGAACAATTACAGGAACGTCCGTTCCGTGGCCTTGGCTCCGGCGTGGTCATCAACGCCGACAAGGGCTATGTGGTCACCAACTACCATGTGATTAACGGCGCGGAAAAAATTCGCGTCCAGCTGCATGACGGTCGTGAGTATGACGCCGAGCTGGTCGGCGGCGACCAAATGGCCGATATCGCCCTGATCAAACTCGATAAGGCGAAAAATCTGACCCAAATTAAGATTGCCGATTCCGACAAGCTGCGGGTCGGTGATTTTACCGTCGCGATCGGTAACCCGTTTGGCCTTGGCCAGACCGTCACGTCAGGTATTGTGTCGGCACTGGGCCGCAGTGGTCTCAACATCGAAAACTTTGAAAACTTCATCCAGACCGATGCCGCGATCAACAGCGGTAACTCGGGTGGCGCGCTGGTCAACCTCAATGGTGAACTGATTGGCATCAACACCGCGATTCTCGGCCCGAACGGCGGTAACGTCGGGATCGGCTTTGCTATCCCGGCCAACATGATGAAGAACCTCACCGATCAGATACTCGAATTCGGCGAAGTGAAACGCGGTATGCTCGGCGTGCAAGGTGGCGAGATCACCTCTGAACTGGCGGAAGCACTGGGTTACGATTCAAGTAAAGGCGCGTTCGTCAGTCAGGTACTGCCAGACAGCGCCGCAGATAAAGCCGGTATCAAAGCCGGGGATATCATTACCTCGGTCAACGGCAAGAAAATTGATACCTTTGCTGAACTGCGTGCCAAAGTCGCCACCCTGGGCGCGGGTAAAACCGTTGAACTGGGTATCGTGCGTGACGGCAAGTCGCGCAACTTCGATGTCACCCTGGGTGAACAGAGCAACGCCAAGACCAAGGCTGATAAACTGCATGAAGGCCTGACCGGTGCTGAGCTGAGCAACACCACAGACCAGGATCCGATAGAAGGGGTCAAAGTGACCAGCGTGGAGAAAGACTCTCCGGCGGCCAACTACCAGATCGAGAAAGATGACATCATCATCGGCGTCAACCGCAAACGAGTGAAGAACATCGCTGAACTGCGCAAGATCCTGGAAAAAACACCGAATGTACTGGCGTTGAACATCCAGCGTGGTGATCGTTCTATCTATCTGGTGGTTCGTTAA
- the zapG gene encoding Z-ring associated protein ZapG: MPWIYAIVGLLVGLVAGIVIARLTTPQYKSQKTLQKDLDSAKFEIEQHRQELADHFAQAAEMLDTLGKDYTKLYQHMAATSSELLPSLPEQDNPFVKKIAQHKESDTTSSASSDETFEQPPKDYAQGATGLLKPEEKAIIRSSEVVSAKAS; the protein is encoded by the coding sequence ATGCCTTGGATATATGCCATTGTGGGCTTGCTAGTAGGACTCGTTGCAGGGATTGTAATTGCTCGCCTGACGACCCCTCAATATAAGTCCCAGAAGACCCTACAGAAAGATTTAGACAGCGCTAAGTTTGAAATTGAACAGCATCGCCAGGAGCTGGCGGACCACTTCGCCCAGGCGGCGGAGATGCTGGATACACTCGGTAAAGATTACACCAAGCTTTACCAGCACATGGCCGCAACCTCTTCTGAGCTGCTGCCAAGCTTGCCTGAGCAGGACAATCCGTTTGTGAAAAAGATTGCCCAGCATAAGGAGAGCGACACAACATCATCAGCCAGCAGTGACGAAACGTTCGAGCAGCCGCCGAAGGATTACGCCCAAGGCGCGACCGGCCTGCTGAAACCAGAAGAGAAAGCCATCATCCGCTCTTCTGAAGTGGTCAGTGCCAAAGCGAGTTAA